Proteins from one Camelina sativa cultivar DH55 chromosome 8, Cs, whole genome shotgun sequence genomic window:
- the LOC104708122 gene encoding ABC transporter F family member 2-like isoform X1, with amino-acid sequence MGLTTNLHSLNLRSTLFFTNPLPCPTPFTLKLSSVSNPRRVISDIRAQIPTTSSNSELESLFSTEDQDQKQISKQSNNGSSSISSGVRLENISKSYEGVTVLKDVSWEVKRGEKVGLIGVNGAGKTTQLRIITGQEEPDSGNVIRAKPNLKVAFLSQEFEVSMGKTVKEEFMSAFKEEMEVASKLEKLEKAVEEAVDDLELMGRLLDEFDLLQNRAQEVDLDSIDARISKLMSELGFVSEDADRLVASFSSGWQMRMSLGKILLQSPDLLLLDEPTNHLDLDTIEWLESYLNKQDVPMVIISHDRAFLDQLCTKIVETEMGVSKTFEGNYSQYAISKAEWVEAQYAAWEKQQKEIEATKDLISRLSAGANSGRASSAEKKLEKLQEEEQIEKPFQRKQMKIRFPECGLSGRSVVTVKNLEFGFEDKVRCMQKLFNKANLAIERGEKIAIIGPNGCGKSTLLKLIMGLEKPMRGEVILGEHNVLPNYFEQNQAEALDLDKTVIETVVEAAVDWRIDDIKALLGRCNFKADMLDRKVSLLSGGEKARLAFCKFMVKPSTLLVLDEPTNHLDIPSKEMLEEAISEYKGTVITVSHDRYFIKQIVNRVIEVRDGGLKDYTGDYNYYLEKNVEARARELERESELEEKAPKVKAKSKMSKAEREARKKQKMKAFQASIKKSKSSKNAKRWN; translated from the exons ATGGGATTAACAACGAATCTCCATAGCCTAAACCTTCGTTCTACCTTGTTCTTCACTAATCCACTTCCTTGCCCTACACCATTCACCTTGAAactctcctctgtttctaaCCCTAGACGAGTAATCTCTGATATCAGAGCCCAAATTCCCACAACCAGCTCCAATTCAGAGCTTGAATCGCTCTTCTCGACCGAAGACCAGGATCAGAAGCAGATCAGTAAGCAATCAAACAATGGTTCGTCTTCGATTTCGTCAGGAGTGAGACTTGAAAACATTAGCAAGAGCTACGAAGGCGTCACAGTGCTAAAGGATGTGAGTTGGGAAGTAAAGAGAGGTGAAAAAGTGGGGTTAATCGGCGTCAACGGTGCGGGGAAGACGACACAGCTCAGGATCATAACGGGTCAAGAGGAACCTGATTCGGGAAACGTGATTAGAGCCAAACCCAATTTGAAAGTCGCGTTTTTGAGTCAAGAATTTGAGGTTTCTATGGGGAAGACAGTGAAGGAAGAGTTCATGAGTGCGTTTAAAGAAGAGATGGAAGTAGCAAGTAAGCTTGAGAAGTTGGAGAAGGCGGTTGAAGAAGCTGTtgatgatttggaattaatgggAAGGTTACTTGACGAATTCGATTTGTTACAGAACCGAGCTCAAGAGGTTGATTTGGATTCTATCGATGCGAGAATTAGTAAGCTGATGTCTGAATTAGGGTTTGTGTCTGAGGATGCAGATAGGCTTGTGGCTTCGTTTAGTAGTGGATGGCAAATGAGAATGTCACTTGGGAAGATTTTGCTTCAG AGTCCAGATTTACTTCTTTTGGATGAGCCAACGAATCATTTGGATCTTGATACTATTGAGTGGCTTGAAAGTTACTTGAATAAGCAAGATGTGCCTATGGTCATTATATCACATGACAGAGCGTTTCTTGATCAGTTATGTACCAAAATTGTGGAAACTGAAATGGGAGTGTCGAAGACTTTCGAGGGTAATTACTCTCAGTATGCGATTTCCAAGGCAGAGTGGGTTGAAGCTCAGTATGCTGCTTGGGAGAAGCAACAGAAAGAGATCGAAGCAACAAAAGATTTGATTAGTAGGCTAAGTGCTGGAGCAAACTCTGGTCGAGCTTCTTCAGCAGAAAAG AAACTGGAGAAGCTCCAAGAAGAGGAGCAAATAGAGAAGCCATTTCAGCggaaacaaatgaaaatcaGGTTTCCGGAATGTGGATTAAGTGGAAGATCTGTAGTCACTGTTAAGAATCTTGAATTTGGCTTTGAGGATAAAGTGAGATGCATG CAGAAGTTATTTAACAAGGCAAATCTAGCtatagagagaggagagaaaatcGCTATTATTGGTCCGAATGGGTGCGGTAAAAGTACACTATTGAAGCTGATTATGGGTTTGGAGAAGCCTATGAGAGGTGAAGTAATACTCGGGGAGCACAATGTATTGCCAAACTACTTTGAGCAGAATCAG GCAGAGGCTCTAGATTTGGATAAAACTGTGATTGAGACGGTTGTTGAAGCTGCTGTAGATTGGAGAATTGATGATATTAAAGCTCTTCTTGGTCGCTGCAACTTCAAAGCTGACATGTTGGATAGGAAGGTCTCTCTTTTGAGTGGTGGTGAGAAG GCACGCCTTGCATTCTGCAAATTCATGGTGAAACCATCCACTCTACTTGTCTTGGACGAACCCACCAATCACTTAGACATACCTTCAAAAGAAATGCTCGAG GAGGCAATAAGCGAATACAAAGGCACAGTCATCACAGTCTCTCATGATCGGTACTTCATTAAACAAATCGTTAACAGAGTTATTGAAGTCAGGGATGGTGGTTTAAAGGACTATACAGGAGACTACAAT TATTACCTGGAGAAGAATGTGGAAGCTAGAGCAAGGGAGTTGGAGAGGGAATCAGAATTGGAAGAAAAAGCTCCAAAAGTGAAAGCAAAGTCAAAGATGTCAAAGGCTGAGAGAGAAGcaaggaagaagcaaaagatgAAAGCGTTTCAAGCTTCCATAAAGAAGTCAAAGTCCAGCAAAAATGCCAAGAGATGGAATTGA
- the LOC104708122 gene encoding ABC transporter F family member 2-like isoform X3 — translation MGLTTNLHSLNLRSTLFFTNPLPCPTPFTLKLSSVSNPRRVISDIRAQIPTTSSNSELESLFSTEDQDQKQISKQSNNGSSSISSGVRLENISKSYEGVTVLKDVSWEVKRGEKVGLIGVNGAGKTTQLRIITGQEEPDSGNVIRAKPNLKVAFLSQEFEVSMGKTVKEEFMSAFKEEMEVASKLEKLEKAVEEAVDDLELMGRLLDEFDLLQNRAQEVDLDSIDARISKLMSELGFVSEDADRLVASFSSGWQMRMSLGKILLQSPDLLLLDEPTNHLDLDTIEWLESYLNKQDVPMVIISHDRAFLDQLCTKIVETEMGVSKTFEGNYSQYAISKAEWVEAQYAAWEKQQKEIEATKDLISRLSAGANSGRASSAEKKLEKLQEEEQIEKPFQRKQMKIRFPECGLSGRSVVTVKNLEFGFEDKQKLFNKANLAIERGEKIAIIGPNGCGKSTLLKLIMGLEKPMRGEVILGEHNVLPNYFEQNQAEALDLDKTVIETVVEAAVDWRIDDIKALLGRCNFKADMLDRKVSLLSGGEKARLAFCKFMVKPSTLLVLDEPTNHLDIPSKEMLEEAISEYKGTVITVSHDRYFIKQIVNRVIEVRDGGLKDYTGDYNYYLEKNVEARARELERESELEEKAPKVKAKSKMSKAEREARKKQKMKAFQASIKKSKSSKNAKRWN, via the exons ATGGGATTAACAACGAATCTCCATAGCCTAAACCTTCGTTCTACCTTGTTCTTCACTAATCCACTTCCTTGCCCTACACCATTCACCTTGAAactctcctctgtttctaaCCCTAGACGAGTAATCTCTGATATCAGAGCCCAAATTCCCACAACCAGCTCCAATTCAGAGCTTGAATCGCTCTTCTCGACCGAAGACCAGGATCAGAAGCAGATCAGTAAGCAATCAAACAATGGTTCGTCTTCGATTTCGTCAGGAGTGAGACTTGAAAACATTAGCAAGAGCTACGAAGGCGTCACAGTGCTAAAGGATGTGAGTTGGGAAGTAAAGAGAGGTGAAAAAGTGGGGTTAATCGGCGTCAACGGTGCGGGGAAGACGACACAGCTCAGGATCATAACGGGTCAAGAGGAACCTGATTCGGGAAACGTGATTAGAGCCAAACCCAATTTGAAAGTCGCGTTTTTGAGTCAAGAATTTGAGGTTTCTATGGGGAAGACAGTGAAGGAAGAGTTCATGAGTGCGTTTAAAGAAGAGATGGAAGTAGCAAGTAAGCTTGAGAAGTTGGAGAAGGCGGTTGAAGAAGCTGTtgatgatttggaattaatgggAAGGTTACTTGACGAATTCGATTTGTTACAGAACCGAGCTCAAGAGGTTGATTTGGATTCTATCGATGCGAGAATTAGTAAGCTGATGTCTGAATTAGGGTTTGTGTCTGAGGATGCAGATAGGCTTGTGGCTTCGTTTAGTAGTGGATGGCAAATGAGAATGTCACTTGGGAAGATTTTGCTTCAG AGTCCAGATTTACTTCTTTTGGATGAGCCAACGAATCATTTGGATCTTGATACTATTGAGTGGCTTGAAAGTTACTTGAATAAGCAAGATGTGCCTATGGTCATTATATCACATGACAGAGCGTTTCTTGATCAGTTATGTACCAAAATTGTGGAAACTGAAATGGGAGTGTCGAAGACTTTCGAGGGTAATTACTCTCAGTATGCGATTTCCAAGGCAGAGTGGGTTGAAGCTCAGTATGCTGCTTGGGAGAAGCAACAGAAAGAGATCGAAGCAACAAAAGATTTGATTAGTAGGCTAAGTGCTGGAGCAAACTCTGGTCGAGCTTCTTCAGCAGAAAAG AAACTGGAGAAGCTCCAAGAAGAGGAGCAAATAGAGAAGCCATTTCAGCggaaacaaatgaaaatcaGGTTTCCGGAATGTGGATTAAGTGGAAGATCTGTAGTCACTGTTAAGAATCTTGAATTTGGCTTTGAGGATAAA CAGAAGTTATTTAACAAGGCAAATCTAGCtatagagagaggagagaaaatcGCTATTATTGGTCCGAATGGGTGCGGTAAAAGTACACTATTGAAGCTGATTATGGGTTTGGAGAAGCCTATGAGAGGTGAAGTAATACTCGGGGAGCACAATGTATTGCCAAACTACTTTGAGCAGAATCAG GCAGAGGCTCTAGATTTGGATAAAACTGTGATTGAGACGGTTGTTGAAGCTGCTGTAGATTGGAGAATTGATGATATTAAAGCTCTTCTTGGTCGCTGCAACTTCAAAGCTGACATGTTGGATAGGAAGGTCTCTCTTTTGAGTGGTGGTGAGAAG GCACGCCTTGCATTCTGCAAATTCATGGTGAAACCATCCACTCTACTTGTCTTGGACGAACCCACCAATCACTTAGACATACCTTCAAAAGAAATGCTCGAG GAGGCAATAAGCGAATACAAAGGCACAGTCATCACAGTCTCTCATGATCGGTACTTCATTAAACAAATCGTTAACAGAGTTATTGAAGTCAGGGATGGTGGTTTAAAGGACTATACAGGAGACTACAAT TATTACCTGGAGAAGAATGTGGAAGCTAGAGCAAGGGAGTTGGAGAGGGAATCAGAATTGGAAGAAAAAGCTCCAAAAGTGAAAGCAAAGTCAAAGATGTCAAAGGCTGAGAGAGAAGcaaggaagaagcaaaagatgAAAGCGTTTCAAGCTTCCATAAAGAAGTCAAAGTCCAGCAAAAATGCCAAGAGATGGAATTGA
- the LOC104708119 gene encoding uncharacterized protein LOC104708119, whose translation MYQETLQFVHLWRLAVQERDEAREHLKHSLAELSRLQECFNTIFLSEEQQIPYCYSEAKDDHQIYSYNNFSDDSASSMDLVSNSTVYSSPETYDSECYSFRSNQMAVENRKDFETLVLEIIGLGRVLPENGKFQQAVIEAGSLVEPLFITGPIPKWRNPPVQMLSQRPVLSNTIGKWNYGGMELGPGILKRSSSGKVPLGVLY comes from the coding sequence atgtaCCAAGAAACTCTGCAGTTTGTTCATCTATGGAGACTTGCTGTTCAAGAAAGAGACGAAGCAAGAGAACATCTGAAACATTCACTCGCCGAACTCTCCAGACTACAGGAATGCTTCAACACCATTTTCTTGTCCGAAGAACAACAAATACCCTATTGTTACTCAGAAGCCAAAGACGATCATCAAATCTATAGTTACAATAACTTCTCCGATGATTCAGCGTCGTCGATGGATCTCGTCTCCAACTCAACTGTCTATTCCTCGCCGGAGACGTACGATTCTGAGTGTTACAGCTTCCGGTCGAACCAGATGGCTGTGGAGAACAGAAAAGATTTTGAGACCCTTGTGCTGGAGATTATAGGACTCGGAAGAGTCTTGCCGGAGAACGGTAAGTTCCAGCAAGCTGTCATTGAAGCTGGATCGTTGGTTGAGCCATTGTTCATAACCGGTCCGATTCCAAAATGGAGAAATCCTCCGGTTCAAATGTTGAGTCAAAGACCTGTTCTAAGTAATACTATCGGAAAATGGAATTATGGTGGTATGGAGTTGGGTCCGGGGATCCTGAAACGGTCTTCCTCAGGCAAAGTCCCGCTTGGAGTTTTATATTGA
- the LOC104708121 gene encoding DNA-directed RNA polymerase II subunit 4, with protein MSGEEEENAAELKIGDEFLKAKCLMNCEVSLILEHKYEQLQQVSEDPMNQVSQVFEKSLQYVKRFSRYKNPDAVRQVREILSRHQLTEFELCVLGNLCPETVEEAVAMVPSLKTKGRAHDDEAIEKMLNDLSLVKRFE; from the exons ATgtccggagaagaagaagagaacgcCGCCGAACTCAAGATCGGAGATG AGTTTTTGAAGGCAAAGTGCTTAATGAACTGTGAAGTATCGTTGATCCTTGAGCACAAGTATGAACAGCTTCAGCAAGTCTCCGAGGATCCTATGAATCAAGTTTCTca AGTGTTTGAGAAGTCCTTACAATATGTGAAGCGATTCAGCCGCTACAAGAATCCTGATGCTGTTAGACAAGTTCGAGA AATTCTGAGTAGACATCAACTCACTGAGTTTGAG CTCTGTGTTCTTGGCAATCTCTGTCCTGAAACTGTTGAAGAAGCTGTTGCAATGGTTCCTTCTCTTAAG ACAAAAGGAAGAGCTCATGATGATGAAGCAATTGAGAAGATGCTCAATGATCTCTCCCTTGTGAAGAGGTTCGAGTAG
- the LOC104708122 gene encoding ABC transporter F family member 2-like isoform X2 — protein sequence MGLTTNLHSLNLRSTLFFTNPLPCPTPFTLKLSSVSNPRRVISDIRAQIPTTSSNSELESLFSTEDQDQKQISKQSNNGSSSISSGVRLENISKSYEGVTVLKDVSWEVKRGEKVGLIGVNGAGKTTQLRIITGQEEPDSGNVIRAKPNLKVAFLSQEFEVSMGKTVKEEFMSAFKEEMEVASKLEKLEKAVEEAVDDLELMGRLLDEFDLLQNRAQEVDLDSIDARISKLMSELGFVSEDADRLVASFSSGWQMRMSLGKILLQSPDLLLLDEPTNHLDLDTIEWLESYLNKQDVPMVIISHDRAFLDQLCTKIVETEMGVSKTFEGNYSQYAISKAEWVEAQYAAWEKQQKEIEATKDLISRLSAGANSGRASSAEKKLEKLQEEEQIEKPFQRKQMKIRFPECGLSGRSVVTVKNLEFGFEDKVRCMKLFNKANLAIERGEKIAIIGPNGCGKSTLLKLIMGLEKPMRGEVILGEHNVLPNYFEQNQAEALDLDKTVIETVVEAAVDWRIDDIKALLGRCNFKADMLDRKVSLLSGGEKARLAFCKFMVKPSTLLVLDEPTNHLDIPSKEMLEEAISEYKGTVITVSHDRYFIKQIVNRVIEVRDGGLKDYTGDYNYYLEKNVEARARELERESELEEKAPKVKAKSKMSKAEREARKKQKMKAFQASIKKSKSSKNAKRWN from the exons ATGGGATTAACAACGAATCTCCATAGCCTAAACCTTCGTTCTACCTTGTTCTTCACTAATCCACTTCCTTGCCCTACACCATTCACCTTGAAactctcctctgtttctaaCCCTAGACGAGTAATCTCTGATATCAGAGCCCAAATTCCCACAACCAGCTCCAATTCAGAGCTTGAATCGCTCTTCTCGACCGAAGACCAGGATCAGAAGCAGATCAGTAAGCAATCAAACAATGGTTCGTCTTCGATTTCGTCAGGAGTGAGACTTGAAAACATTAGCAAGAGCTACGAAGGCGTCACAGTGCTAAAGGATGTGAGTTGGGAAGTAAAGAGAGGTGAAAAAGTGGGGTTAATCGGCGTCAACGGTGCGGGGAAGACGACACAGCTCAGGATCATAACGGGTCAAGAGGAACCTGATTCGGGAAACGTGATTAGAGCCAAACCCAATTTGAAAGTCGCGTTTTTGAGTCAAGAATTTGAGGTTTCTATGGGGAAGACAGTGAAGGAAGAGTTCATGAGTGCGTTTAAAGAAGAGATGGAAGTAGCAAGTAAGCTTGAGAAGTTGGAGAAGGCGGTTGAAGAAGCTGTtgatgatttggaattaatgggAAGGTTACTTGACGAATTCGATTTGTTACAGAACCGAGCTCAAGAGGTTGATTTGGATTCTATCGATGCGAGAATTAGTAAGCTGATGTCTGAATTAGGGTTTGTGTCTGAGGATGCAGATAGGCTTGTGGCTTCGTTTAGTAGTGGATGGCAAATGAGAATGTCACTTGGGAAGATTTTGCTTCAG AGTCCAGATTTACTTCTTTTGGATGAGCCAACGAATCATTTGGATCTTGATACTATTGAGTGGCTTGAAAGTTACTTGAATAAGCAAGATGTGCCTATGGTCATTATATCACATGACAGAGCGTTTCTTGATCAGTTATGTACCAAAATTGTGGAAACTGAAATGGGAGTGTCGAAGACTTTCGAGGGTAATTACTCTCAGTATGCGATTTCCAAGGCAGAGTGGGTTGAAGCTCAGTATGCTGCTTGGGAGAAGCAACAGAAAGAGATCGAAGCAACAAAAGATTTGATTAGTAGGCTAAGTGCTGGAGCAAACTCTGGTCGAGCTTCTTCAGCAGAAAAG AAACTGGAGAAGCTCCAAGAAGAGGAGCAAATAGAGAAGCCATTTCAGCggaaacaaatgaaaatcaGGTTTCCGGAATGTGGATTAAGTGGAAGATCTGTAGTCACTGTTAAGAATCTTGAATTTGGCTTTGAGGATAAAGTGAGATGCATG AAGTTATTTAACAAGGCAAATCTAGCtatagagagaggagagaaaatcGCTATTATTGGTCCGAATGGGTGCGGTAAAAGTACACTATTGAAGCTGATTATGGGTTTGGAGAAGCCTATGAGAGGTGAAGTAATACTCGGGGAGCACAATGTATTGCCAAACTACTTTGAGCAGAATCAG GCAGAGGCTCTAGATTTGGATAAAACTGTGATTGAGACGGTTGTTGAAGCTGCTGTAGATTGGAGAATTGATGATATTAAAGCTCTTCTTGGTCGCTGCAACTTCAAAGCTGACATGTTGGATAGGAAGGTCTCTCTTTTGAGTGGTGGTGAGAAG GCACGCCTTGCATTCTGCAAATTCATGGTGAAACCATCCACTCTACTTGTCTTGGACGAACCCACCAATCACTTAGACATACCTTCAAAAGAAATGCTCGAG GAGGCAATAAGCGAATACAAAGGCACAGTCATCACAGTCTCTCATGATCGGTACTTCATTAAACAAATCGTTAACAGAGTTATTGAAGTCAGGGATGGTGGTTTAAAGGACTATACAGGAGACTACAAT TATTACCTGGAGAAGAATGTGGAAGCTAGAGCAAGGGAGTTGGAGAGGGAATCAGAATTGGAAGAAAAAGCTCCAAAAGTGAAAGCAAAGTCAAAGATGTCAAAGGCTGAGAGAGAAGcaaggaagaagcaaaagatgAAAGCGTTTCAAGCTTCCATAAAGAAGTCAAAGTCCAGCAAAAATGCCAAGAGATGGAATTGA
- the LOC104708122 gene encoding ABC transporter F family member 2-like isoform X4: MGLTTNLHSLNLRSTLFFTNPLPCPTPFTLKLSSVSNPRRVISDIRAQIPTTSSNSELESLFSTEDQDQKQISKQSNNGSSSISSGVRLENISKSYEGVTVLKDVSWEVKRGEKVGLIGVNGAGKTTQLRIITGQEEPDSGNVIRAKPNLKVAFLSQEFEVSMGKTVKEEFMSAFKEEMEVASKLEKLEKAVEEAVDDLELMGRLLDEFDLLQNRAQEVDLDSIDARISKLMSELGFVSEDADRLVASFSSGWQMRMSLGKILLQSPDLLLLDEPTNHLDLDTIEWLESYLNKQDVPMVIISHDRAFLDQLCTKIVETEMGVSKTFEGNYSQYAISKAEWVEAQYAAWEKQQKEIEATKDLISRLSAGANSGRASSAEKKLEKLQEEEQIEKPFQRKQMKIRFPECGLSGRSVVTVKNLEFGFEDKKLFNKANLAIERGEKIAIIGPNGCGKSTLLKLIMGLEKPMRGEVILGEHNVLPNYFEQNQAEALDLDKTVIETVVEAAVDWRIDDIKALLGRCNFKADMLDRKVSLLSGGEKARLAFCKFMVKPSTLLVLDEPTNHLDIPSKEMLEEAISEYKGTVITVSHDRYFIKQIVNRVIEVRDGGLKDYTGDYNYYLEKNVEARARELERESELEEKAPKVKAKSKMSKAEREARKKQKMKAFQASIKKSKSSKNAKRWN, translated from the exons ATGGGATTAACAACGAATCTCCATAGCCTAAACCTTCGTTCTACCTTGTTCTTCACTAATCCACTTCCTTGCCCTACACCATTCACCTTGAAactctcctctgtttctaaCCCTAGACGAGTAATCTCTGATATCAGAGCCCAAATTCCCACAACCAGCTCCAATTCAGAGCTTGAATCGCTCTTCTCGACCGAAGACCAGGATCAGAAGCAGATCAGTAAGCAATCAAACAATGGTTCGTCTTCGATTTCGTCAGGAGTGAGACTTGAAAACATTAGCAAGAGCTACGAAGGCGTCACAGTGCTAAAGGATGTGAGTTGGGAAGTAAAGAGAGGTGAAAAAGTGGGGTTAATCGGCGTCAACGGTGCGGGGAAGACGACACAGCTCAGGATCATAACGGGTCAAGAGGAACCTGATTCGGGAAACGTGATTAGAGCCAAACCCAATTTGAAAGTCGCGTTTTTGAGTCAAGAATTTGAGGTTTCTATGGGGAAGACAGTGAAGGAAGAGTTCATGAGTGCGTTTAAAGAAGAGATGGAAGTAGCAAGTAAGCTTGAGAAGTTGGAGAAGGCGGTTGAAGAAGCTGTtgatgatttggaattaatgggAAGGTTACTTGACGAATTCGATTTGTTACAGAACCGAGCTCAAGAGGTTGATTTGGATTCTATCGATGCGAGAATTAGTAAGCTGATGTCTGAATTAGGGTTTGTGTCTGAGGATGCAGATAGGCTTGTGGCTTCGTTTAGTAGTGGATGGCAAATGAGAATGTCACTTGGGAAGATTTTGCTTCAG AGTCCAGATTTACTTCTTTTGGATGAGCCAACGAATCATTTGGATCTTGATACTATTGAGTGGCTTGAAAGTTACTTGAATAAGCAAGATGTGCCTATGGTCATTATATCACATGACAGAGCGTTTCTTGATCAGTTATGTACCAAAATTGTGGAAACTGAAATGGGAGTGTCGAAGACTTTCGAGGGTAATTACTCTCAGTATGCGATTTCCAAGGCAGAGTGGGTTGAAGCTCAGTATGCTGCTTGGGAGAAGCAACAGAAAGAGATCGAAGCAACAAAAGATTTGATTAGTAGGCTAAGTGCTGGAGCAAACTCTGGTCGAGCTTCTTCAGCAGAAAAG AAACTGGAGAAGCTCCAAGAAGAGGAGCAAATAGAGAAGCCATTTCAGCggaaacaaatgaaaatcaGGTTTCCGGAATGTGGATTAAGTGGAAGATCTGTAGTCACTGTTAAGAATCTTGAATTTGGCTTTGAGGATAAA AAGTTATTTAACAAGGCAAATCTAGCtatagagagaggagagaaaatcGCTATTATTGGTCCGAATGGGTGCGGTAAAAGTACACTATTGAAGCTGATTATGGGTTTGGAGAAGCCTATGAGAGGTGAAGTAATACTCGGGGAGCACAATGTATTGCCAAACTACTTTGAGCAGAATCAG GCAGAGGCTCTAGATTTGGATAAAACTGTGATTGAGACGGTTGTTGAAGCTGCTGTAGATTGGAGAATTGATGATATTAAAGCTCTTCTTGGTCGCTGCAACTTCAAAGCTGACATGTTGGATAGGAAGGTCTCTCTTTTGAGTGGTGGTGAGAAG GCACGCCTTGCATTCTGCAAATTCATGGTGAAACCATCCACTCTACTTGTCTTGGACGAACCCACCAATCACTTAGACATACCTTCAAAAGAAATGCTCGAG GAGGCAATAAGCGAATACAAAGGCACAGTCATCACAGTCTCTCATGATCGGTACTTCATTAAACAAATCGTTAACAGAGTTATTGAAGTCAGGGATGGTGGTTTAAAGGACTATACAGGAGACTACAAT TATTACCTGGAGAAGAATGTGGAAGCTAGAGCAAGGGAGTTGGAGAGGGAATCAGAATTGGAAGAAAAAGCTCCAAAAGTGAAAGCAAAGTCAAAGATGTCAAAGGCTGAGAGAGAAGcaaggaagaagcaaaagatgAAAGCGTTTCAAGCTTCCATAAAGAAGTCAAAGTCCAGCAAAAATGCCAAGAGATGGAATTGA